Proteins encoded in a region of the Tripterygium wilfordii isolate XIE 37 chromosome 21, ASM1340144v1, whole genome shotgun sequence genome:
- the LOC119989515 gene encoding 40S ribosomal protein S27-2: MVLQNDIDLLNPPAELEKKKHKLKRLVQSPNSFFMDVKCQGCFNITTVFSHSQTVVVCGNCQTVLCQPTGGRARLTEGCSFRRKGD, translated from the exons ATG GTTCTCCAAAACGATATTGATTTGCTTAACCCACCAGCCGAGCTTGAGAAGAAGAAGCACAAGCTCAAGCGCCTCGTGCAGTCCCCTAACTCATTTTTCATG GATGTCAAGTGTCAGGGTTGCTTCAACAT AACCACTGTGTTCAGCCACTCCCAAACTGTTGTGGTGTGTGGGAACTGCCAGACTGTGTTGTGCCAGCCTACTGGTGGCCGTGCTAGGCTTACTGAAGGGTGCTCCTTCAGGAGAAAAGGAGACTGA
- the LOC119987949 gene encoding uncharacterized protein LOC119987949, which produces MDAEIHNVSQRDLGSSSSSEFAYVPQVVFEKIPKIGQEFESIEEYQNYYNDYARDAGFSVRNYSTKKNNFNEIIRKEFVCVKEGIRDERSKANCSRKRGLTREGCKAKMTIVKKGAVFVVKQFNEIHNHILTTPRKVHMLRSHRSMSNTKKALTQQFDAATFNRNQLQQPLSSVYILPRWTKAAKSFSTFRHGGDGGINSCEDSLVVHHITLHKLASNIIDDALMSRETCMLAKETFESLHNQIKSMTLSNEKHSTPSIGLSEPVYKEPDKVRAKGCGKRLKGGKEMAMTKNRHCHDCGLTGHDKRNCPTLNNATSHSQTLGETLP; this is translated from the exons ATGGATGCTGAAATTCATAATGTATCACAAAGGGATTTGGGTTCTTCATCATCTAGCGAATTTGCATATGTGCCTCaagtagtgtttgaaaaaatccCTAAAATTGGACAAGAGTTTGAGTCAATAGAAGAATATCAAAATTATTACAATGACTATGCTAGGGATGCTGGTTTTAGTGTTCGAAATTATTCgactaagaaaaataatttcaatgaGATTATTAGAAAGGAATTTGTTTGCGTCAAAGAGGGAATTCGGGATGAAAGATCCAAAGCTAATTGTAGTAGAAAACGTGGGTTAACTCGAGAAGGATGTAAGGCAAAGATGACTATTGTCAAGAAAGGTGCAGTTTTTGTTGTCAAACAATTTAATGAGATCCATAATCATATTCTGACAACACCAAGAAAGGTGCATATGTTAAGGTCTCATCGTTCTATGTCAAATACCAAAAAGGCATTGACACAACAATTTGATGCTGCAACCTTCAACAGGAATCAATTGCAACAACCTTTGTCTAGTGTTTATATATTACCTAGATGGACGAAGGCTGCAAAATCATTTAGTACATTTAGGCATGGAGGTGATGGTGGGATAAATAGTTGTGAGGATTCTCTAGTTGTGCATCACATTACCTTACATAAACTTGCGTCGAATataattgatgatgctttgatgTCTCGCGAGACTTGTATGTTGGCGAAAGAAACATTTGAGTCTCTTCACAACCAGATTAAGTCCATgactttatctaatgaaaaacACTCCACGCCAAGTATTGGTCTTTCGGAACCTGTTTATAAAGAGCCTGACAAAGTCAGGGCAAAGGGATGTGGAAAGCGGTTAAAGGGGGGTAAAGAAATGGCCATGACGAAGAACAGACATTGTCATGACTGCGGTCTAACTGGACATGACAAAAGGAATTGTCCTACACTGAACAATGC GACATCACATTCTCAAACTTTGGGGGAAACTCTGCCTTAG
- the LOC119988261 gene encoding uncharacterized protein LOC119988261: MAPLLPSIRVFFISTGVLSLALLLKFSVPLMTEFSAHQAWSSFLSWLKPPYLYFVINGIIITIAASSRFHKNNEENQPEQLPVPVKMSTNPVPDFGYAEKVTAVIRSDFHLASAADDFFLYEQREAEEETEACEDKSVVVLNGSEDVDDEEAFLISRSAWIPPKRRDEPEIPDIISPAEKPLVSARFGHRKPVKASPEGGRALKVSKPKRHETLENTWKTITEGRAMPLTRHLKKSDTWENHGRHINVDTEDPPQVKKSETFKDRTNYQMPPETPSPVKLRKEPSLSQDELNRRVEAFIRKFNEEMRLQREESLNHYKAMVGR, encoded by the exons ATGGCGCCTCTATTGCCCTCTATCAGAGTCTTCTTCATTTCCACTGGTGTACTGTCTTTGGCTTTGCTTTTGAAATTTTCTGTTCCATTGATGACGGAGTTCTCGGCTCATCAAGCGTGGAGCTCTTTCCTCTCCTGGCTCAAGCCTCCGTATCTCTACTTCGTCATCAACggaatcatcatcaccatcgcCGCCTCCTCACGCTTCCACAAGAATAACGAGGAAAATCAACCTGAACAACTACCTGTACCGGTGAAGATGTCAACTAATCCGGTGCCGGATTTCGGTTACGCAGAGAAGGTTACAGCGGTGATTCGATCTGATTTTCATTTGGCATCTGCTGCAGATGATTTCTTTCTCTATGAACAGAGAGAGGCAGAGGAAGAGACTGAAGCTTGTGAGGACAAGAGTGTTGTGGTGCTGAATGGATCTGAGGACGTTGATGACGAGGAAGCGTTTCTGATCTCCAGGTCGGCGTGGATCCCGCCTAAGAGGCGAGATGAGCCGGAGATCCCTGATATTATCTCGCCGGCAGAGAAACCTCTGGTTTCGGCTCGGTTCGGCCACCGGAAACCGGTTAAAGCCAGTCCTGAAG GGGGGAGAGCGTTGAAGGTCTCGAAACCGAAGCGTCATGAGACGCTGGAGAACACATGGAAGACGATAACGGAGGGCCGTGCGATGCCGTTAACGAGGCATCTAAAGAAGTCGGACACGTGGGAGAATCATGGCCGTCACATCAACGTGGACACTGAGGACCCACCTCAAGTGAAGAAATCTGAGACGTTCAAGGACAGAACCAATTACCAGATGCCACCCGAGACACCGTCTCCTGTGAAGTTGAGGAAAGAACCGTCTCTGAGTCAGGACGAGTTGAACAGGCGAGTCGAGGCTTTCATAAGGAAGTTCAATGAAGAGATGAGGTTGCAGAGGGAAGAATCTTTGAATCATTACAAGGCAATGGTTGGTCGTTGA